gcgcctgtctgtctgtcatttattcaccacccccccacccccctccccaaacaTGTAGAGCTGGAGTCACAGGAGACTCCGTCCACGGACGCCAACGTGTCAGCACATAAAAATGGATTCTTCTCATTTTTTGATGCTTTTGTTCTGAATAAGTTTGGGTTTGCAGAGTCCAAACTGAAGACACTGGCCACTAAAGTGAATTCAAAGTGGTGTCTCGGGGCCACAGAGACTTTCAGATCTCGTTCTGAATGAGGCTGTTGGACCTGTGTGTCGGGCGACAAAGATGTGTGTACAGAAAGCAGAAGCGTCAGCTGCTTCGAGCGAACAGAGAGCGCGTTCATCCGCCTGCAGCTGAACGCCGTGGAACCAAACGCTTTTGCCATATCGGATAGAAAGGCTGCAAAAACGTGTCTTGTTTCGAGCTTCTAGTGACCTTTGGATGTATTTGTTTACTCAGCAGAAATAAGTGTGTGGATATTTAACTTAGACGGATTTAGATATTTATGACCTGTTTGTCAGGATAAAACACGTTTTGCTTGTGATCCAAAGTCGCGTTCGGCTTCGGTCTGAATGTTAGAGATTTGACTCGGCACGCGAGGacttttaaattttcttttgtctgttacCTGACTGCAAAGCAAACGGCTGCCAGCAGGATGCTTTCGTTGTGTTGTGTATCTGCTGTGTGAGCGGCTGAGACGCCCGGTAGACCCGTCGGTGTCGGCACAGAACTCTGTGTTATTGATCCTGCCAGCCACACTGACATCACGCTGTATGACAActgatttgtttggttttatcATTTCTGAGTGACCTGCAATAAAGCATGTCAGATCCAGTCTTCTGTGGGGACAATGGAATTATTCTTGTTCGATTCAGAGCGGAAACAATCAATCGATGGACAGAAAGTTGATCAGAAAGTCAAAGATATCAAATGTTCGTGCAGCTTCTGGGCTGTTTGGGTTAGCGTTAGCAGTCAGTAGCTTTCAGCTTGATGAGTGATGAAAATGAGTTTAGATTTTTGCACCACTTCATGACCTTTTATAGTGCGACACATTAGTCAGCTTTCTGAGGAAATAATAATCAAGTGATGAAAACAATTGCTGGTTAATCTTCCTAAATCAATTTGAAActtttctgatttgatttgacattttaaaatattgttaacacatttctcacatttttaactTCAGAGGGGCCATAAAGTTCTttttcataaaagaaaaaaatgcgCCAAACTTTTACTGTAAATCAGCTTTACAAGTCGGTCGTTAAGTCTGAGCGActggaagctgctgctccaaCGTGTCTGCACAGCAGGAACGTTCAGGACGTTTCTGCAGGTCCTCCAGGTCAGCTCCAATAATCTGAGCTTTAGGCCTGAAAATGTCTTACGTATCGGCCAATCAGAGTGCGCGCTGAGCCGCGTGGGCTAACGTGGAGAACACAGCAAGTGAAAGAGGAATCAAACTTCGGATTATTTGTCAGTCGTGTTTTGAATCGGAGTGAACTCAGCAGATCCGAACATCAACAGGAAGGTTTCTGATCCCTCGTGTGGTCAGTCTGATCCTCACGGTGGACACAAACGGAGACGCTCTGAAGGactttcacctcctcctctggttTGCTCGCTTGTTACAGGATGGCTGATTCCAGACAGGAAATAACTAAGCAGAACAAAGTGTTCTGGGGAACATGAAGCCCTGAGGTCCTGAGGGACTTCACCAgagtcctgcagcagcaggagtccTGAGGGGGGACAGGACGTCTCCCGCTCTCTTTAACAATGGCCTCCACGCATGACTGAGCCATCAGAGCGCCATCAGACTTTTCCCTCCACCACCAAGAGGAGAACACGGAACCCAGCAGAACCGCATGGACGAGCGTTGACGTGCAGGATCTTTAAGTGCCGTCGTCCTCGTACACAAACATCAGAAGGACGTGTGACGCGACGTGACGCGACGCGACGTGACTCGACTCGCTGTTTATGGgttttcattgttaaaaataaaaaatgtcattgttgtaAATATGTTGAGTGGAAGACAATCCTGCCATTCAGAGTCCCTCACTTACGTCTGCCTGCGATGCTAGTCGTCCGTCTCCCTGGTGACACTCGGCTGGACTTTGACTGGAagacgtttgtgtgtgttgtgtttgtactCACACTGAAGCTCTGAGAAACACTGAGACTCGCTCTGACCCagtcacacacctgcacacacctgaCCTCTACAAGCAGCCACAGTTTGAGTAAATattaacacgcacacacgcacacacacacacacacactctatgcTAATGAGCTGAGCTTGTTTTGTTCCTCAGGGTGTGGATTAAAGCTTGTGATGTCACCATGAGGCTGGTTTTCAGCATTGTccacatgcagtgtgtgtgtgtgtgtgtgtgcgtgtgtgcgtgcgtgcgtgcgtgtgcgcgcgtgGACACgtcgagcagcagcagctgaaggcaACGACAGAAGGCGACGACTCCACAGCTCGACTGGCTGCTCCTCTGAGCTCGACATGtaagtttttcttctctcacatTTTCACCAAAACTGCGTCTGTTTTCAAAGGATTCAAAGCAGAGTTAGAAGATTAGAGCTGAAATCAATTCATCTGCAACTTGGAAAATAGTTGATTTAATGAGTTGAGTTCCTTTCAGcttctgtgaaaataaatatcacGGTTTACATTAAATGAGACTGGATGTTAGTAAAACAAATAACTTTGGGTTGTGAGTTTATTTGCAGGTTTGTTTTGGAGGGGAATCTCAGAATTCAGAATGTTTCtctaactttattttgaaaggacagataaacacaaaaactctCACTTTAGCTGACagtaaatgcaaacacattcgTTTCAAACACGTGTTCCTCAGGACATTTTCAGATAATAATTGATTTCTCTGAGGATTCGggtttaatattttgtttcagtttatttctggATGTGTTGACGTGGTGATGAATAAGACGTGTGTTCCCATGAGGCCTCAGAGCTTcggttttgtgtttgtcctgatctgttctgttttctgcttttcatctttgtggtgttttgtcttctgtgcgtcttattaatttaaaaaagagagaaagcaggcaCCTGTTGGGAAGCACTTTGTGTTTCTAATATTCAGTCTTTCACGCAACAATTTCCAACTTTTTCTCCACAACTCGTTTTTCTACCGACAGACAAAACTTAAGCTCAGGGTTTTGCTGCCACAGCCTGAAACAAACTCCTCCAACAGATTCTCATATCTCAAACTGGGTTTGTGTTTCCGGATGTGAGTGAACCCTGCGATTTGGGAGGAAGTTCCTCTAAATGTTGTTCCTAGTTTGGAACCAAAGGGAGCATCCCACTCCTTTTCTTCATGCTaagatttcattgttttcttatGCAAATAAGTTTCTATTCATGGCAGGGGGAGTATGGGGGACTGTGGGGGAGTAAAGGGGGAGTAACGGGGGTGGGGGGCTCAGCTCCTAAGACATGGCATGGAATCTGTGTTAAGCTTTAGAGAAATGAAACCAGGCTAGAAGAGGCTTTGTTTTGGGCCAATGAATCAGTATTCTTTTGAGGGGAATCTAAAGGGCTCTTTCAGGCGCTGCTTggcctcctccccctcctccccctcctcctccccctccacctcctcctcttcttcttcattgaTGGAGGACAGACTGGAGGCCTGCTGAGAGTCGGTTCTTTCCTCATAAAAGGCTGCAGGAGGAGCGAAGAGCAGGATTTGCTGTGCCAGCTGACATGTGAAAGAGGACCATTGCTTTAATGGAGGCCTGAAAGAGGAGTCTGTCATTTCTCAGCACAATAccaacagagagggagagaggagctTTAGGGGTAATTGACTcccccttttttcctttctttcccccCAAAGAAGAGCCAAGAACCCTGCACTACatttctctgagctgctgtcatcaAACACTGAAGGAACGCTGTAATCGTGAccagaaagaggagaaataaaCCAAAATCTGAGTGCAAAATAACAGTGTGGGGGGAATCTGAATACATTAGCCTACTTTTATAATCCTGATGCTGTCCTAACTACAATAGTCAGATTATTTGGCTTAAGCGTTCTGACATTTGTGAGGGGGGTGAGCAGATTTAATATGGACTAAATTTGGACCATCTGGCCAAAGCCGAGCCAGATCAGGCTACAGTTAAACATCACGTCAGCCAGTCACTCAACAAGACCGGATCAGGACAAACAATTTCAAAGTGCCGAAAGCCATCACAGGCAAACTGTccaggaatttaaaaaaacacaatttgtgCAAATCGACACGAATCTTCAGGTTTTCCAGGACTGGAAAAAAACACCAGAACTCAGGATCCGAGTTCCATCAGTGGTTAAGTTTAGGCGAGAAAAGcgttttggttttgtgtgtgattgACTGCAGTGTAAACACCACAGTTACTCTGCACCGACCCTGAAATGTAACGTGTTATCATTGCTTGTGAATTTCCCCCGTGTGGACCTCATAAAGGCAGTTCTCAGTTCTCCTAATTTGCAGTTGAAGTTTTAGGATTCATGGacatgaatttttcatttttaacacataCCTGTCTCAGTCAAATATCAACACAGACGTGAGACAAATATTTTAGGTTCAGATGCAGCCAGATGTGTGGCATATTATCTCTGATGTCCATCACGAATAAACGCCCTTTCTTTAGTTTCCTTCTGctccagttcagttcagtttatttatatagtacataaatcacaacagaagttgtctCATGAAACtttgttggatggggttgaggtcaggtgggccagtcaagttcttccacaccaaactcatccaaccatgtctttatggagctttgctttgtgcactggggcacagtcatgctggaatagaaaagggccttcaacaaactgttgccacaaagttggaagcatagcattgtccaacatgtcttggtgtgctgaagcattaagatttcccttcactggaggtcagggaccgagtccaaaccctgaggaacaggtcCGTagagaggtgtgtctggatacttttgtctatatagtgtaattcAGCATCTGACAAAAACCAACAGATAAAACCAACAGGTTTGCAGTCCACTGCAGACTACAagctgagaagaagaaggatcTCTTGTCAAATAAAGTGCAAGAACCACACCCGTTGTACCCGACTGTGCTGCTCACGGCTGCAGCAGGTTCACATTTCCTTGACTGTCGTGACTCGTCTTCCCTTTAAAGACAtccatgtttctgtctctgcagaatGCGAAGCTTGTTGTCAGtgacgctgctgctgctcctggcCCTGACCCTGACCCTCACCGCCGAGGCCAGCAGAAAAGCCAAAGGTCACAAAGGTGAGAGATTAAACACGGCCGATATCAgagaagaggtttcacattactaggaatttgtcttggtgactGGTGCATATgtagaacgtaacaagtaacatataatagaagaataaaatataatagaataaggtaaaacaaaataaaataagataagtaaaagaaatatgtttctggaggtagtccaaaagtgaggtagtacagagtggaagtatagtgcaagtaggtgaggtaaacagtgcaaatgaacagctcCTGTACATCAGTTCCTGTACTGAAGTgactaaagtgcagagcagcatgttagtcagttggtgttcaacagtccaacagcacaggggttttggtccgaatggaccgtaacctcctgcctgaagggagtttctcaaagagctGTGACGGCGACTCCTGAAGGCTTCAGTTAACTTGAGCCTAATCTAAAGCAGAACTCTTGaatctgcattttaaaactgCAGAAATCAAACAGGGAAGCAGGAAACCTCGTCTGGAGGATGGACAGATGGCAGGCCACTGGGGGAAAAGTCAGAAGATCAGCAGTCAGTAGGGATCATCCTCTGGAGAACATGAACATCTTTCCAGCTGTGGAAGCAGTGGAAGACGTGTGCAGATTCTTCAAATAAAGCAAAGCAGCCGTACAACAGTCTAAAAACAGTTTACAGGAAAAGTTCTGCATTTAAAGTACAAAAGCGTGATTagcaaaaatacataaagtatcaaaagtaaaagtactcttATTAAATTGTTGAGGGATTGAAATGTTTCTGATCCATAAATGTGTAGTAAACACTTTGATGTACTTGCTGGAGGCTGAACTGAAACGTGTGCACTACATGTTCCCAGTGAAGTACCTCCAGGTGTCTTTACTTCACCACTTGAACGTACTTCACTGCTAAAgttcagtaaataaatgaagtgaagtgtgtttctgttgagaAAAGTTTTTCCTTTTAGTGAAACTTTGCCCTCCATGTTCGTTCACTCTCAGTCTGGTGAGCAACATGTTGTGATGACAAGCTGTAATTTATTACTTTGGCAAACATTTCTTCATCCCgtctgtctgcttctgtttgaCTTTCCCACAACGCCTTTCATACTGTAACCACAGccctttcaaaacaaacatcttaTCCAGTCTCTTATCCAGAGCTGACTGCAGCCTCACTGAGGGTGGCGCCGCCATGTTTGTGGCTTCTGGCATTTTGAAGCAATTTGCATCAAAAATCTCTCCGAGCTTCAACAAATCTGAGCACATACACCAGAATTATATTTCTACATGTTCTTTACAAATAACTTACACCTGCAGAACCTGAGAATCGTCATGTTTTAATCCAGTGGCGGCTGTACAGCCACGTCTCtgctgctaacaggagctgctaacagctaatCCAGCATCCTTTGACTAAAGGGAAACAAATATGGGCTAAAAGAACAAGCTGAGAGTAGACTTTGCAGTGATGCTGGAGAGATCTTGTGTAGATTCTGGATATTTacatgatggaggaggagatgtcaacatgtcaacatgtctgGAGAGAAGCAACAGTAACATTCATTAGTCTGGTGTTCtttcagactgacagaaacTCTCTGCTTCACCAGGTGGGAAACATGATAAATCCAGACCTGCTTCAGAGTGCTCCACTGCAGAGACCCGGTACGGGAAATGTGTTCCAGAGCACGGAGACTGTGGAGACGGTCTGAGAGAGGCCACCTGCAAAGATCGCACCGACAAGATCCACTGCAAGATCCCCTGCAACTGGAAGAAGGACATCAGTAAGACCAACCACAcgccacacagacacacctgagCCGGTTCACTAACGTAGTCGAGTCTTCAAAGTGATGAACTTAGAAAAGCAGCCTGATGAACGCACACTGTTCATATCCTTTGGGTTCTGGCACTCAAAACCTTGGCTGTATATAAAGAAGGATGATATGAGAGCTCTCCAGAAGTGAAGCCAGAACATTTGGTCTGCCCCCTGGTGGGCGGCTGCAAgattcacacatgtagaaacatgaggtggaacgaaattagtttccctggcCCCGGGGGgtgttagcagcagcaggggctgcagaggtcctccagagttcaacagtctcacagcttctgggaagaagctgttcctcagtctggtggtcctgctcttgatgctccgcagcctcctgcctgaggggagaggggcaaacagtttgtgtgaggggtgggtggggtccttcatgatgcaggaggcccttttcctgcacctggaggtgtaaatgtctgtggtggtggacaggctgtgtcccacagtcttctgtgcagctttcaccaccctctgcagagtcttcttctctgctgcagagcagctgccgtgccacacaatgatgcaggagcacaggacgctctccaccacacatctgtagaaggatgtcaggactgagctccccagtccggcacgcctcagcctcctgaggaagaagaggcgctggtgtgccttcctgatgaggcaggaagtgttgttgctccaggtgaggtcgtccgttatgtggacacgcaggtacctgaagctggagaccacttccaccgctgtccctccgatgtacaggggaggaagggggagatgtcttccccttctgaagtccacgatcatctccttggtcttcttcacgttgatgcagaggttgttctctctgcatcAACCCTCCAGccgttccacctcctgcctgaatGATTGTGTTGGTGCTTATGAGACCCTCCCTCCCAGAACCACAGTTCAGTTAGTCTGTTCTGGACTACTGTagaaaaatgatgatgagggatcaaaaaaatatcacaatattcTAGTATACCCTCATTTTATTACACCCctgtttcattattatttcattattaggGGTGTAAGAAGATGGTCCCGGTGTGTTCAAGCCGAGGCCTCATTTATTCAGTAAATTCctcttcatgttttcagtgtgataATAAATTGCAAGAgctcaaatgtaaatgtgaatgaatgtcaTCACATCAACGTCTGACACTGAGTGGTTCCTCTATAAAATATCAGTGAATTAAAGGTTTAAATGTCATGTATTCCCTTCAGGCGACTGCAAGTACAAGTTCGGCCCGTGGGGATCCTGCGATGGCGCCACCAACACCAAGAGCCGGTCAGGA
This is a stretch of genomic DNA from Scatophagus argus isolate fScaArg1 chromosome 7, fScaArg1.pri, whole genome shotgun sequence. It encodes these proteins:
- the mdkb gene encoding midkine b, with translation MRSLLSVTLLLLLALTLTLTAEASRKAKGHKGGKHDKSRPASECSTAETRYGKCVPEHGDCGDGLREATCKDRTDKIHCKIPCNWKKDISDCKYKFGPWGSCDGATNTKSRSGTLKRALFNAECQSTVKVSKPCSPKVKKARGDKKAN